Proteins encoded in a region of the Raphanus sativus cultivar WK10039 chromosome 8, ASM80110v3, whole genome shotgun sequence genome:
- the LOC108822699 gene encoding uncharacterized protein LOC108822699 produces MTYLNKLWMAASFVAVQGNPDHGVKLKTGLTSAHRLQRRLSSDLRPLSAVDVSVDGVHADDRRRTSSSTPDESFRQVMYLNCWSQG; encoded by the coding sequence ATGACTTATCTGAACAAGCTTTGGATGGCAGCATCGTTCGTTGCTGTTCAAGGAAATCCCGACCACGGCGTCAAGTTGAAAACCGGTCTCACCTCCGCCCACCGTCTTCAACGCCGCCTTTCCTCCGATCTCCGCCCTCTCTCCGCCGTAGATGTCTCTGTTGACGGTGTTCATGCAGATGATAGACGACGTACCTCTTCTTCCACTCCTGATGAATCTTTCCGTCAGGTCATGTACCTCAACTGCTGGAGCCAAGGCTAA
- the LOC108823015 gene encoding uncharacterized protein LOC108823015 has protein sequence MADVVQYRLERMVDELDDLERRGIFTRDEISEIVKQRRKFEYRLKRPSPLKQDFIAYIDYESQLDELRRLRRKAVAVQSGEEKKKKKKSISDYAGVAKIVEIYRLATRRFKGDISLWFKYLEFCRQKRNGRMKKVLAQVIRFHPKVAEVWIYAAAWEFDRNLNVAAARALMQNGLRVCPNSEDLWVEYLRMELTYLNKLKARRVALGEGEGSLVRDKKNVEDEQWKDENKELFMSLDDKVEKDKDGSGVDEDEDDDEDANGRVDVFKEKGSNVLQAIYGGAVEALPSSFDLRRRFLEILEATDLAHSDDIRNTILSDLKRDFSSDPEYWNWLARNEMSDCLSVELANPQMQKAIQVFEEGLQTITSSSLFEMYIKFLMEAIERSNGDDDDISSSSDSTGEFILHLISVYKIADGTGCLTEELADDYVSLYLKLGRADDALKLAENLCSGKFAGSAKLWLSRVSIETRSLSSNSTPSKADLESVFQLLSNALKKVPIAESESLWLMAFKIFAQQNKYFDKLVEMSILSVAKGNNGCDPVFCLASVVVKLVLQAKGIHSAREIYKRFLALPRPGLALYKDCIEIETDLASQGGKDCLRNVRKLYDSAVASYSQDVELWKDYYSLETKMGTSETANGVYWRARKTLKESADFVVGS, from the exons ATGGCGGACGTAGTTCAGTACCGCCTCGAGCGGATGGTCGACGAGCTCGACGACCTAGAGCGCCGAGGAATCTTCACGCGTGACGAGATTTCCGAGATCGTGAAGCAGCGCCGCAAGTTCGAGTACCGTCTCAAGCGACCGAGCCCGCTCAAGCAAGACTTTATCGCCTACATCGACTACGAGTCTCAGCTCGACGAGCTCCGGAGGCTGCGGAGGAAGGCGGTGGCGGTTCAGTCCGgcgaggagaagaagaagaagaagaagtcgatTTCGGATTACGCGGGCGTGGCTAAGATTGTGGAGATTTATAGGCTTGCGACGAGGAGGTTCAAAGGGGATATCAGTCTTTGGTTTAAGTATCTCGAGTTCTGTAGGCAGAAGAGGAATGGGAGAATGAAGAAG GTCTTGGCTCAAGTAATAAGGTTTCACCCGAAAGTGGCTGAAGTGTGGATATATGCTGCGGCGTGGGAGTTTGATCGGAACTTGAACGTTGCCGCAGCTCGTGCTCTTATGCAGAATGGTCTGAGAGTTTGTCCGAACTCCGAGGACTTGTGGGTGGAGTATCTGAGAATGGAGCTTACCTATCTGAACAAGCTGAAAGCTCGTAGAGTTGCACTTGGTGAGGGTGAAGGGAGTTTGGTTCGTGACAAGAAGAATGTTGAGGATGAACAATGGAAGGATGAGAATAAGGAGCTGTTTATGTCTTTAGATGATAAAGTGGAAAAGGACAAGGACGGCTCTGGtgttgatgaagatgaagatgatgatgaggatgcGAATGGGAGAGTTGATGTCTTTAAAGAAAAAGGATCTAATGTTCTTCAGGCTATTTATGGTGGAGCTGTTGAGGCTCTCCCTTCTAGTTTTGACTTGAGGAGGCGTTTTCTGGAGATTCTAGAGGCAACAGATTTGGCTCATTCTGATGATATCCGCAATACGATTCTTAGTGACCTTAAGCGTGATTTTTCCAGCGACCCTGAATACTGGAATTGGCTTGCGAGGAATGAAATGAGTGATTGTCTTAGCGTTGAGTTAGCGAATCCTCAAATGCAAAAGGCGATTCAG GTTTTTGAAGAGGGCTTGCAAACTATTACCTCAAGCTCTCTCTTTGAGATGTATATAAAGTTTCTGATGGAGGCTATTGAACGGTCAAATGGTGACGATGATGATATTTCATCTTCGTCTGATTCGACTGGGGAGTTCATTTTACATCTCATCAGTGTGTACAAGATAGCTGATGGAACCGGGTGTTTGACTGAGGAGCTCGCTGATGATTATGTCTCTCTCTACTTGAAACTGGGAAGGGCCGATGATGCTCTGAAGCTAGCAGAAAACCTTTGCTCTGGAAAATTTGCGGGATCAGCTAAGTTATGGCTTTCAAGAGTTTCCATCGAAACAAGATCACTTTCAAGTAACTCTACTCCTAGTAAGGCAGATTTGGAGTCAGTCTTTCAGCTCCTTTCAAACGCTTTGAAGAAAGTACCGATTGCAGAATCTGAGAGCTTGTGGCTTATG GCATTTAAAATCTTTGCTCAGCAGAACAAATATTTTGACAAGCTTGTAGAGATGTCCATCCTATCGGTAGCCAAGGGCAATAACGGGTGCGACCCTGTGTTTTGTCTCGCATCCGTAGTGGTAAAACTTGTTCTTCAAGCAAAAGGAATCCACAGTGCAAGGGAGATATACAAGAG GTTCTTGGCTCTTCCACGTCCGGGTCTAGCTCTATACAAAGACTGCATTGAAATAGAGACTGATCTTGCATCACAAGGCGGTAAAGATTGTCTAAGAAACGTCCGGAAGCTTTATGATTCTGCTGTTGCAAGTTACAGTCAAGATGTGGAGCTGTGGAAAGATTACTACTCATTGGAGACAAAG ATGGGAACGTCGGAGACGGCCAATGGTGTGTATTGGCGTGCAAGAAAGACTCTGAAGGAGTCTGCGGATTTCGTAGTTGGATCTTGA
- the LOC108819405 gene encoding ethylene-responsive transcription factor ERF054: MDFDEELNLCTTKGKNIDTSSGEASSTTSPRSMKKMRNLDHRPKPYFSFSSSSSNSLGAFPFSLDPTFHNHQQQQLGYVPVNQQHDQKQMISFSPQQPQQQYMFKYWSDTLNLSPRGRRMMMMNQESSVQPYSATKLYRGVRQRQWGKWVAEIRKPKSRSRLWLGTFDTAEEAAMAYDRQAFKLRGHNATLNFPERFVNKEVELHDSACESSSLDQKQTETQQPNEANLESKEVSLSSDGGLEGGMAEAWFNAVTSGWGPESPLWDDLDSSQFLHSSSSCPMKPFF; encoded by the coding sequence ATGGACTTTGACGAGGAGCTTAATCTCTGTACCACCAAAGGTAAAAATATAGACACTTCTTCTGGAGAAGCATCTTCAACAACGTCCCCAAGATCcatgaagaagatgagaaatCTTGATCATCGACCTAAACCATATTTctcattctcttcttcttcttctaactCCTTGGGAGCTTTCCCTTTTTCTCTGGATCCAACGTTTCATAATCATCAACAGCAACAACTAGGATATGTCCCGGTTAACCAACAACACGACCAGAAGCAAATGATCTCGTTTAGTCCCCAACAGCCGCAGCAGCAGTATATGTTCAAGTACTGGAGCGACACGTTGAATCTAAGCCCAAGAGGGAgaagaatgatgatgatgaaccaaGAAAGTAGTGTTCAGCCGTACAGCGCAACCAAGCTTTACAGAGGAGTGAGACAACGTCAATGGGGGAAGTGGGTCGCAGAGATACGCAAGCCGAAGAGCAGATCACGTCTCTGGCTTGGTACTTTTGATACAGCCGAAGAAGCTGCCATGGCCTATGACCGTCAAGCTTTTAAATTGAGGGGTCATAACGCAACACTTAATTTTCCGGAGCGTTTTGTGAATAAGGAAGTTGAGCTTCATGATTCAGCTTGTGAGTCAAGTTCGTTGGATCAGAAACAAACCGAAACGCAGCAGCCAAACGAGGCTAACTTGGAGAGCAAGGAAGTATCGCTGAGTAGTGATGGTGGGTTAGAGGGAGGGATGGCTGAAGCGTGGTTCAATGCGGTTACATCGGGATGGGGTCCTGAGAGCCCTCTTTGGGATGATTTGGATAGTTCTCAGTTTTTACACAGCTCATCTTCTTGTCCCATGAAGCCCTTCTTTTGA